The Ktedonobacterales bacterium region TAACGCCGCCGAACACTCCAGCGCGATCACGATGGCTGTGAAGGATCGCATTGATGTAAGCATGGCAATTACCGCGGGTTCCTCCATTCAGGTCGCTTTGCTGGTCGCGCCAGTCCTGGTGCTGGTGAGCTTCCCCCTGAACCCGAACCAGCCGCTTGATCTGCTCTTCAAGCCGTTGGAGTTGGTCGTTTTTGGTCTGGCGACCTTCCTCTACCCCTTGATTAGCCTGGATGGTGAATCAACCTGGCTGGAGGGACTCTTGCTGCTGTCGTTCTATCTGATGGTTGGCGTGGTCGCGTTTTACTTATAGCCATGTTCTAGATATGCTGAAGGGCCGGGTAAGGACAACATGCAAGCAGCAATTTGTGTGGGGGTGGCTGATGTCCGGCGTGATCCAGATGCCGCCTCGGAGTTGGTGACTCAGGCGCTGCTGGGCGCAAAAGCCGAGCCTGGCCCTATCCATGACGATTGGCAGCAGGTGCAACTGGTGGATTATGCGGGCTGGGTGCATGCTGAGCATCTGGCCTCCCCTCCATCTGCTGGAACGGTTGATGAGGTAATCGTCGTGACGGCCCTGACAACGCCGCTTTATCGGGCTGAAGAGGGTGATATACAGCGCGATTCGCTCTTCTGCTCGACGGTTTTGCCACTGGCGCACGCGCCCACTGGCACTGAGCGGCTGGCGGTATCTTTGCCTGGCGGCGTGGTTGGCTGGGTAAGCGTTTCAGATGTCGCGGTGCGCTCAGGTATGCAGGCATTTCCCCAGCGAGAGATGGCCTTTGTGGTCGAGACGGCGCGGCGCTTCCTGGGAACGCCCTATCTCTGGGGTGGCACGACCTGCCAGGGCCTCGATTGCAGCGGCTTTGTCCAGCTTTGCTTTCGCATGGCAGGTTATAGGCTGCCACGCGATTCCGCGCAGCAGTTTGCTGCGCTTTCCACTGTGCCTGAAGGCGAGCCAGATTTCGGCGATCTGCTGTTCTTTGCGAAAGAGGGTCGGATTGTTCATGTAGCCATCTCGCTGGGCCAGGGCAAACTGCTCCATGCCGAAGGTGTCACCTGGAATAAGGTGCTTTACCAGAGTATGAACCCGCGCCACGCGGACCGCTACAATCACCGGCTGGTGGAATTGTATTGTGGCGTGCGCCGGGTGATTGGCGCGGGCGTCAGCGCAGAAGTATAGAGGATGGTATGCCCATTTTGCCTTATCAAGGAAAATGGCCGAGTATCGCGCCCGATGTCTTTATTGCTGAGGGCGCCATGATTATTGGGGATGTGACCATTGGCGAGGGGTCCAGCGTGTGGTATAACGCGGTGGTGCGCGGAGATACCGCGCCCATCAGGATTGGCCGCCGCACCAATATTCAGGATAACTGCACGCTGCATGTAGATGAAGATGCTCCCTGTGTTATCGGCGATGAATGCAGCATCGGGCATGGCGCGGTGGTGCATGGAGCGGTACTGGGGGATCAGGTGCTGGTGGCGATGAACGCCGTTATCCTGTCGCATGCTGAGATCGGCTCAGAAACGATTATCGGCGCGTGCGCGCTGGTTGGGGAGCATAAGCAGTTGCCTAGCGGATCGCTGTATGTCGGTATTCCCGCAAGGATGACGCGGGCGCTCAGCGATGCCGAGCGGGCCGACCTGCCCGCCCGCGCCGCGCGTTATTGGCGCTATGCAGCCAGTCACCAGGCATCGCGGGAGCAAAAAGGCTAATTATCACGGCGCTCCAGGCTGAAGGCGAAGGGAAGCAGATCTTCGATACGGAAGTCGCGGTCTATGCCATCTATGGAGATCGTGGCGCGCGGCGCTAAATCAGCGATCCACTGGCGGCAAGCGCCGCAGGGTACGCGCTCCTGCGCGCCAGCCTCCGGGCGAGCGTCTATGCAGGCAACAGCAATATGGGTGATGGGGCCAGCGCCAGCGGAGATAGCAGCCGCCAGCGCCGCGCGCTCGGCGCAGAGCGTCAGTCCATAGCTGGAAATCTCGATATTGACGCCTGTGAAGATGCGATCACCAGCTTTTAGCGCCGCGCCAACACGAAAGTGTGAATAGACGCTGTGGGCATGCCTGGCAACTTCGCGCGCCTGCTGTAAAAGCGTCTCACGCTCGCTCATGGTATCTGCTCCTCTGCTGCGCTGCTCCTGCCCATGTATACGACAGTGCAGGTCTGTAAGTATAGCCCACGTCGGCAAAAGAGAACAAGGCAGAGCGAGCCTGGCAAGCTAAGGATGAAAAGCGCCATGCGATTGATCTTTATGGGAACGCCGCAGTTTGCTGTCCCGGCCCTGGAAGCTCTGGCCGGAGCGCGTACCCCTGGCTATCTGGCTCCAAAGGGGGGGGAGATTGTTGCCGTTGTGACGCGCCCGGATAAGCCTGCGGGGCGCGGGCAAGGCGTTGTGCTGTCGCGGGTGAAGGAGAAGGCGCTGGAGCTGGGCCTGCCGGTCTGGCAGCCGGGGCCACTGCGCCGCCCGGAGAATCTTGAGGAGCTGCGGCGGCTGTCGCCTGATGTGATTGTTGTTGCTGCCTTCGGGCAGATTCTGCGGCGCGAGGTGTTGGACCTGCCGCGCTTTGGCTGCATCAATGTACATGCCTCGCTGCTGCCGCGCCAGCGCGGGGCTGCTCCGATAGCTGGGGCGATTCTGGCGGGCGATCAGGTAACAGGCGTGACGATTATGCTGATGGATGAAGGGCTGGATACCGGGCAGATGCTCGCGCGTCGCTCAATTCCTATCGCGCCCGATGACACCACCGGGACACTGAGCGAGAAGCTGAGCCATCTGGGCGCAGACCTGCTGCTGGAAACACTGCCAGCATGGTTTGCTGGCAAGCTGAAGCCGCAGCCCCAGGATGAAACCCGGGCCAGCCATACACACCTGCTGAAAAAAGAGGATGGCGTCATCAACTGGCAGCTTCCCGCTGAGGTGTTGGCGCGTCAGGTGCGGGCTTTTACGCCCTGGCCGGGAACGTCTACCACCTGGCGCGGCAGAACCCTCAAGATTCTGCGCGCTGCGGCCCTTGAAGCGGGGATGCTCACAGAGCAACATGAGCCAGCAGGCAAGGTTAGCCTGCTGACTGGAGATGGCGCAAAGGCGCTGGCGGCGCGCTGTGGCGAGGGGTTCTTACGGCTAGACGTGCTACAATTAGAGGGGAAGCGCGCCTTGAGCGCCGAAGAATTTTTACGCGGCCAGCCGGCCATCGTTGGTGAAACGTTAGGAACCCATGCTTGATCTACTTTCCCTTTCTCTGCCGGAGCTAGAGTCGTGGCTCAGCGAGCGCGGCCAGCCTCGCTTCCGCGCCCGCCAGGTTTATGATTGGCTCTATCGCCGGTTAGAGACCGATATTCATAAGATGCTCACCCTGCCAGAGAGCCTGCGCGAAACGCTGGCAACCGAGGCGACGGCAGGGCAGCTATCGCTGCGCCGTGAACAGGTATCGAAGGATGGGCGCACGCGCAAGCTGCTGCTGGCGCTCAGCGATGGCCGCTTGATCGAATCAGTGCTGATGCTCTTTCCGGCAACGCATGAGGGGCGGGCGCGCGCGACGGCTTGCATCTCGACGCAAGTTGGTTGCGCGCTTGGCTGCACTTTTTGCGCTACCGGGCAGATGGGCTTTGAGCGTCATTTAAGCGCAGGTGAGATTGTGGGGCAGGTTCTTTATGTGGCCCGCGAGCTACGCCGTCAGCCCTGGAGTGCGCCTGGCGGGCAGGCGATTGATCGGCTGACCAATCTGGTGCTGATGGGTATGGGCGAGCCGCTGCATAACTATGACCAGACGTTGCTGGCCCTCAAGATTCTCAACAGCCCTGAAGGTTTTGGGATGGGCGCGCGACACATGACCGTCTCAACGGTGGGCCTGGTTCCAGGGATTCTGCG contains the following coding sequences:
- the fmt gene encoding methionyl-tRNA formyltransferase encodes the protein MRLIFMGTPQFAVPALEALAGARTPGYLAPKGGEIVAVVTRPDKPAGRGQGVVLSRVKEKALELGLPVWQPGPLRRPENLEELRRLSPDVIVVAAFGQILRREVLDLPRFGCINVHASLLPRQRGAAPIAGAILAGDQVTGVTIMLMDEGLDTGQMLARRSIPIAPDDTTGTLSEKLSHLGADLLLETLPAWFAGKLKPQPQDETRASHTHLLKKEDGVINWQLPAEVLARQVRAFTPWPGTSTTWRGRTLKILRAAALEAGMLTEQHEPAGKVSLLTGDGAKALAARCGEGFLRLDVLQLEGKRALSAEEFLRGQPAIVGETLGTHA
- the rlmN gene encoding 23S rRNA (adenine(2503)-C(2))-methyltransferase RlmN gives rise to the protein MLDLLSLSLPELESWLSERGQPRFRARQVYDWLYRRLETDIHKMLTLPESLRETLATEATAGQLSLRREQVSKDGRTRKLLLALSDGRLIESVLMLFPATHEGRARATACISTQVGCALGCTFCATGQMGFERHLSAGEIVGQVLYVARELRRQPWSAPGGQAIDRLTNLVLMGMGEPLHNYDQTLLALKILNSPEGFGMGARHMTVSTVGLVPGILRLSEEPLQVNLAISLHAPNNEMRSQTMPVARKYIMDELLAACRTYVQRTNRQLTFEYVLLAGVNDAPEHARELGQRLAAFKQLAHVNLIPVNATGAAYRPPTGEAIRAFRDELRGAGISNSVRAERGDDIAAACGQLKTREKVRTQELARS
- a CDS encoding C40 family peptidase, translated to MQAAICVGVADVRRDPDAASELVTQALLGAKAEPGPIHDDWQQVQLVDYAGWVHAEHLASPPSAGTVDEVIVVTALTTPLYRAEEGDIQRDSLFCSTVLPLAHAPTGTERLAVSLPGGVVGWVSVSDVAVRSGMQAFPQREMAFVVETARRFLGTPYLWGGTTCQGLDCSGFVQLCFRMAGYRLPRDSAQQFAALSTVPEGEPDFGDLLFFAKEGRIVHVAISLGQGKLLHAEGVTWNKVLYQSMNPRHADRYNHRLVELYCGVRRVIGAGVSAEV
- a CDS encoding cytidine deaminase, whose translation is MSERETLLQQAREVARHAHSVYSHFRVGAALKAGDRIFTGVNIEISSYGLTLCAERAALAAAISAGAGPITHIAVACIDARPEAGAQERVPCGACRQWIADLAPRATISIDGIDRDFRIEDLLPFAFSLERRDN
- a CDS encoding gamma carbonic anhydrase family protein; translated protein: MPILPYQGKWPSIAPDVFIAEGAMIIGDVTIGEGSSVWYNAVVRGDTAPIRIGRRTNIQDNCTLHVDEDAPCVIGDECSIGHGAVVHGAVLGDQVLVAMNAVILSHAEIGSETIIGACALVGEHKQLPSGSLYVGIPARMTRALSDAERADLPARAARYWRYAASHQASREQKG